The following are from one region of the Nitrospiraceae bacterium genome:
- the gmd gene encoding GDP-mannose 4,6-dehydratase, with protein MKKALITGITGQDGSYLAEFLLGKGYEVYGIIRRSSSFNTGRIDPIYEDPHVPGRRLHLVYGDLNDASSLNRILRTIQPDEIYNLGAQSHVRVSFDIPEYTGEITGLGTIRLLEAIRESGLKPKFYQASSSEMFGKILEVPQRETTPFYPRSPYGAAKVYAYWITVNYREAYDLFACNGILFNHESPRRGETFVSRKITKAAARIKLGVQQDLYLGNLDAKRDWGFAGDYVQAMWMMLQLPNPEDFVIATGETHTVRDLLDLAFSRLQLDWRKHVKIDHKYYRPTEVDLLIGDASKAKQVLGWEPKVRFEELVSMMVDADVAAERERLEGIKPKK; from the coding sequence GTGAAAAAAGCGTTGATTACCGGTATCACTGGTCAAGACGGATCCTATCTCGCAGAGTTTCTGCTGGGAAAAGGGTACGAAGTCTACGGGATCATTCGACGGTCGAGCTCGTTCAATACAGGTCGTATTGATCCGATTTACGAAGACCCGCACGTTCCAGGCCGGCGGCTTCATCTTGTATATGGGGACCTGAATGACGCCAGTTCATTAAACCGCATTCTCCGTACCATTCAGCCTGACGAAATATACAATCTTGGTGCCCAGAGTCATGTCCGTGTGAGCTTCGATATTCCGGAATACACGGGCGAAATCACCGGATTGGGGACCATTCGTCTTCTGGAAGCCATTCGTGAGTCTGGACTGAAACCAAAATTCTATCAGGCATCTTCAAGTGAAATGTTCGGGAAAATTCTTGAGGTTCCACAACGAGAAACGACGCCGTTTTATCCCAGGAGTCCGTATGGCGCCGCCAAGGTATACGCCTATTGGATTACGGTCAATTATCGCGAAGCGTACGATCTCTTCGCCTGTAACGGCATCCTTTTCAACCATGAATCGCCGCGCCGTGGCGAAACATTTGTTAGCCGGAAGATCACCAAAGCTGCCGCACGGATCAAACTCGGTGTTCAGCAGGACCTCTATCTCGGAAACCTTGATGCCAAACGCGACTGGGGATTTGCCGGTGATTATGTGCAGGCCATGTGGATGATGTTGCAGTTGCCGAACCCAGAGGACTTCGTTATTGCGACCGGAGAAACTCATACCGTCCGTGATCTCTTAGACCTGGCGTTCTCTCGACTTCAATTGGATTGGCGAAAACATGTAAAGATCGATCATAAATACTATCGGCCGACTGAGGTGGATTTGCTTATCGGCGACGCAAGCAAGGCTAAACAGGTTTTGGGGTGGGAACCGAAAGTGCGTTTCGAGGAACTCGTGTCTATGATGGTAGACGCTGATGTGGCTGCAGAGCGGGAGCGGCTTGAAGGCATCAAACCGAAGAAGTAG
- the gspE gene encoding type II secretion system ATPase GspE: MQNNPGRPLLGAILEQKFALPEAKLLEALNIQQNKGGRLGEILIRLRAIEEDQLIQALAFQFELPWLPQLEAGQVDQEWIKKVPIHFARRYRVLPLKTEEGSVIVATTDPLETVPLDDLRLLLGLPVKPILTSGISLLACLNRVYDEAASPAGAEKVMEDIAANDNLEQLAYALDEPQDLLDATDEAPIIRLVNSVLFQAVRQRASDIHFESFERGLVVRYRIDGVLYPVLTPPKHLQASIIARLKILAGLNIAEKRLPQDGRFTIRTAGKDVDLRVSVLPTAHGERVVLRLLEKENKLLNLSEMGFSADRLGVIQQLIQLSHGIILVTGPTGSGKTTTLYAALSQINAPDKNIITVEDPIEYQLLGIGQMQVNPKINLTFAAGLRSILRQDPDVIMIGEIRDRETAEIAIHASLTGHLVFSTLHTNDAASAATRLIDMGIEPFLVASSVVAVLAQRLVRRVCKDCRQAYPPDDEELIRLGIVPPKARPMFYRGTGCAACSQTGYRGRTGIYELLVMDDEIRRLIGAKADSTAIKQAAVSKGMITLKDDGADKVFHGITTTEEVMRITQQEVEI; encoded by the coding sequence ATGCAGAACAATCCAGGACGCCCACTCCTCGGTGCTATCCTCGAACAAAAATTTGCCTTGCCCGAAGCAAAATTGCTCGAAGCCTTGAATATCCAGCAGAACAAAGGGGGTCGCTTAGGAGAGATTTTAATCAGGCTTCGCGCGATTGAAGAGGATCAGCTCATTCAGGCCTTGGCCTTCCAATTTGAATTGCCCTGGCTCCCTCAGCTGGAAGCAGGCCAGGTCGACCAGGAATGGATTAAAAAGGTGCCCATTCATTTCGCCCGTCGGTATCGGGTCCTCCCACTCAAGACTGAAGAAGGCTCCGTGATCGTTGCAACGACAGACCCTCTCGAAACCGTGCCCCTGGACGATTTACGGTTGCTTTTGGGACTGCCCGTCAAACCAATTCTCACGAGCGGAATCTCCCTTTTGGCTTGTCTCAATCGAGTTTACGACGAAGCTGCGAGTCCAGCTGGAGCGGAGAAGGTGATGGAGGACATCGCGGCAAACGACAATTTGGAGCAGTTGGCATACGCCCTCGATGAGCCACAAGATTTGCTCGACGCCACGGACGAGGCTCCGATCATCCGATTGGTCAATTCAGTGTTGTTCCAAGCGGTTCGCCAGCGCGCCAGCGACATTCACTTCGAGTCTTTCGAGCGAGGGCTCGTCGTTCGCTATCGGATCGACGGCGTCCTCTATCCGGTCCTGACGCCGCCCAAACACTTACAAGCCAGCATCATTGCGCGCTTGAAAATCTTGGCTGGTTTGAATATCGCGGAAAAGAGACTTCCTCAAGACGGGCGATTCACGATACGTACCGCTGGGAAAGATGTTGACCTACGCGTATCCGTACTACCCACGGCACATGGCGAGCGAGTTGTGCTGCGGCTACTGGAGAAAGAAAACAAACTGCTCAATCTGTCCGAGATGGGCTTTTCAGCTGATCGACTCGGCGTCATTCAACAATTGATTCAATTATCCCACGGCATCATTCTGGTGACGGGTCCCACAGGGAGCGGGAAAACCACGACCTTATATGCCGCACTTAGTCAAATTAACGCTCCGGACAAGAACATCATCACCGTCGAGGATCCGATCGAATATCAATTGCTCGGGATTGGACAAATGCAGGTCAATCCGAAGATCAATCTAACCTTCGCCGCCGGGCTCCGATCCATTTTGCGCCAGGACCCTGATGTCATCATGATTGGAGAAATTCGTGATCGTGAAACGGCTGAAATCGCCATTCATGCCTCACTCACTGGGCATCTGGTTTTCTCCACGCTTCATACGAACGATGCAGCGAGCGCGGCGACCCGCTTGATTGATATGGGCATCGAACCGTTCTTAGTGGCCTCTTCAGTCGTTGCCGTGCTCGCTCAAAGACTGGTTCGACGAGTCTGTAAGGATTGCCGGCAGGCTTATCCCCCTGACGATGAGGAACTGATTCGCTTGGGAATCGTTCCCCCGAAAGCGCGTCCGATGTTTTACCGCGGTACCGGGTGCGCAGCCTGTTCCCAAACAGGGTACCGGGGGCGAACGGGCATCTATGAATTGTTGGTCATGGACGATGAGATCCGCCGGTTGATCGGAGCTAAAGCAGACTCGACTGCCATCAAACAAGCTGCTGTCAGCAAAGGCATGATTACGCTAAAAGACGATGGAGCAGACAAGGTGTTTCACGGAATCACGACGACTGAGGAAGTCATGCGGATTACGCAGCAAGAAGTCGAGATTTAG
- the gspF gene encoding type II secretion system inner membrane protein GspF — protein sequence MPVYQYKGYRTDGGTAAGIVDAESPKVARLKLRKVGVFPTDMVEQGQAVAGSRAKTTAVSITLSARSPVLTTTDVALLTRQLATLLVAGLPLVDALGVLVDQADKKPIKSLMADVREQIRGGKSLSGVLEQYPKEFSQIYVHMVRAGEASGALDQILFRLAEFLEKQLSLKHKVTNAVLYPALMLVVGIALLFFLMTFVVPKITAVFTNLKQALPWPTVILMSISRFCADYWMIMLGALAVAGWALQRAIKTDAGRTAADRLLLRLPLTGEVARMVSISRLASTLATMLGSGVQLLEALDVSKRVMNNRVLEQTVEDARKNIKEGETIADPLKRSGEFPALATHMIAVGERSGEIEEMLRRIGQIYDAEVDRVIARFTSLLEPIMILVMGVLVFFIVVAILLPIFEMGQMVR from the coding sequence ATGCCTGTCTACCAATATAAAGGTTATCGAACTGACGGAGGGACAGCAGCTGGTATCGTCGATGCGGAAAGCCCGAAGGTTGCTCGACTGAAGCTCCGGAAGGTTGGCGTATTTCCGACCGACATGGTTGAGCAGGGTCAGGCGGTGGCCGGAAGTCGTGCGAAAACGACAGCCGTGTCAATCACCTTGAGCGCTCGTTCACCGGTCCTGACAACGACAGACGTGGCTTTGCTGACACGCCAGTTGGCGACGCTCCTCGTAGCCGGCCTTCCACTCGTTGACGCCCTCGGTGTTTTGGTCGACCAGGCGGACAAAAAACCAATCAAGAGTCTGATGGCCGATGTTCGGGAACAGATCCGTGGTGGGAAATCATTGAGTGGCGTGCTGGAACAGTATCCCAAGGAATTCTCTCAGATCTATGTTCACATGGTCCGTGCGGGAGAAGCCAGCGGAGCCCTAGATCAGATTCTTTTCAGATTGGCCGAGTTTTTGGAGAAGCAACTGAGTCTCAAACATAAAGTGACCAACGCTGTACTCTACCCAGCTTTGATGCTTGTAGTCGGGATCGCGTTGCTCTTTTTTCTCATGACTTTCGTCGTGCCAAAGATTACCGCTGTTTTTACTAACCTGAAGCAAGCTCTACCTTGGCCCACTGTAATTTTGATGAGCATCAGTCGGTTTTGCGCGGATTATTGGATGATCATGCTTGGCGCGCTGGCTGTGGCAGGCTGGGCGCTACAGCGCGCCATAAAAACCGACGCAGGTCGCACCGCGGCCGATCGGTTACTTCTCAGACTCCCTCTCACCGGTGAAGTCGCGCGAATGGTGTCGATATCCCGCCTTGCCAGTACGCTCGCCACCATGTTGGGTAGTGGGGTGCAACTACTCGAGGCCTTGGATGTCTCGAAGCGGGTCATGAATAACCGGGTTCTCGAGCAGACCGTCGAGGATGCTAGAAAAAACATCAAGGAAGGAGAAACCATCGCTGACCCATTGAAACGTAGCGGGGAATTCCCTGCGTTGGCGACGCATATGATCGCCGTCGGAGAACGAAGTGGTGAGATCGAAGAAATGCTCCGTCGCATCGGACAGATTTACGATGCAGAAGTCGATCGGGTGATCGCCCGGTTCACGTCGCTGTTGGAGCCGATTATGATTCTCGTCATGGGCGTGCTCGTCTTTTTCATTGTAGTGGCCATTCTGCTGCCGATTTTTGAAATGGGGCAAATGGTACGATGA
- the gspG gene encoding type II secretion system major pseudopilin GspG — MRQGTNTVRRIRETIRSQRGFTFIEIMVVVAILAILAALVVPRIMGRTDDAKRTAAKVQIRNIEGALQLYKLDNGVYPSTEQGLKALVEKPAVGVVPKKWKLGGYIQKLPEDPWGNPYKYLSPSPKGDYEITCLGTDGEVGGEGINADITNWNLDKE, encoded by the coding sequence GTGCGACAGGGAACGAACACCGTCAGAAGAATCCGGGAGACGATCCGATCTCAACGAGGCTTTACCTTTATCGAGATCATGGTGGTTGTGGCGATCTTAGCTATTCTTGCGGCGTTGGTTGTCCCTCGTATCATGGGTCGCACCGATGATGCAAAACGGACGGCTGCGAAAGTGCAAATTCGAAATATCGAGGGGGCACTTCAATTGTATAAGCTCGACAACGGCGTGTACCCATCAACTGAACAAGGATTAAAAGCGTTGGTGGAGAAACCCGCGGTTGGCGTCGTGCCAAAGAAGTGGAAACTCGGGGGGTACATTCAGAAACTTCCTGAAGATCCTTGGGGCAATCCGTACAAGTATCTCAGTCCGAGTCCAAAAGGTGACTATGAGATTACCTGTCTCGGAACGGACGGTGAAGTGGGAGGAGAAGGGATTAATGCAGACATTACCAACTGGAATCTGGACAAAGAATAA
- a CDS encoding type II secretion system protein gives MDRRAKDQWQTAVCDVTGFTLLEMIFVLFLMVALLGLVIPRITFGDNLSTVGRRLVGTIRALQGMATLAQKPVHLYIDMDHGTYWPMVLEGKEEKVPLDAAWSTPIPLPESVRITEFTAAQGTKTNGRADLWLYPSGRIDPVTIHLADGAANILAIAVEPVTGSIRVSDQRIEPLKPPPIPDRVKPYLQPLPLGGAPVPAGLRP, from the coding sequence ATGGACCGAAGGGCGAAAGATCAGTGGCAGACAGCAGTGTGTGATGTAACAGGCTTTACGCTCCTCGAAATGATCTTCGTGCTCTTCCTGATGGTCGCTCTCCTCGGCCTCGTCATTCCCCGAATCACGTTTGGAGACAACCTCAGCACCGTCGGCCGTCGTCTTGTCGGGACGATTCGAGCACTCCAAGGCATGGCCACGTTGGCGCAAAAGCCTGTTCATCTTTACATAGACATGGACCACGGCACCTATTGGCCCATGGTGCTGGAAGGAAAAGAAGAGAAAGTCCCGCTTGATGCCGCCTGGTCGACCCCGATTCCGCTACCTGAGTCGGTTCGCATAACGGAGTTCACCGCGGCCCAAGGAACGAAAACAAACGGCCGTGCCGATCTATGGCTCTACCCAAGCGGGCGGATTGATCCGGTCACGATTCACCTGGCCGATGGAGCCGCAAACATACTGGCTATTGCCGTAGAGCCGGTTACAGGTTCGATCCGAGTCAGTGACCAACGCATTGAGCCATTGAAACCACCTCCGATTCCTGATCGTGTTAAACCTTATCTCCAGCCCCTTCCTCTCGGTGGTGCCCCGGTCCCTGCAGGCCTTCGGCCCTAG
- a CDS encoding prepilin-type N-terminal cleavage/methylation domain-containing protein, giving the protein MLTKHRILVPGRNNRTTQSDGFTLLEVLLALGILALALPILLGLRNWDLDLYARADELTTATLLAQEKLLETELTKAFTLGETSGDFQGPPLGFQSLGDTTNRAPNYRWKRTVIPTPLTLVREVKIQVLWPRGNTDESIEVSTYVLTAPTS; this is encoded by the coding sequence ATGCTCACTAAGCACAGGATTCTTGTTCCAGGTCGAAACAATCGAACAACGCAGTCAGATGGATTTACCCTCCTGGAGGTCTTGCTTGCTCTTGGCATACTTGCATTGGCGTTGCCTATTCTCTTGGGCCTTCGAAACTGGGATCTGGATCTGTATGCCAGGGCGGATGAACTGACGACCGCTACGCTTCTCGCCCAAGAAAAGCTGCTTGAGACAGAACTGACTAAAGCGTTCACTCTTGGTGAAACCAGCGGCGACTTTCAAGGTCCTCCGTTGGGATTTCAGTCGCTTGGAGATACAACCAACCGGGCACCGAACTATCGCTGGAAGCGCACCGTGATCCCAACTCCTCTCACTCTGGTCCGAGAAGTAAAAATTCAAGTGCTTTGGCCAAGAGGAAATACAGATGAATCGATTGAGGTGAGCACCTATGTCCTTACAGCCCCAACGTCATAA
- a CDS encoding type II secretion system protein GspJ, translating into MSLQPQRHNSEHGFTLIEILLAVALVATIAALVFGSLATTLNAIDVARGSAANGQIVRTTMRLMADELSMGVSSQVTPWMGVNAQQDNQPADTIVFLTMGQFRGAESEHDTEIVRIVYTRERDKLLRLVRRNLYGLTDESLGQLELLEKVKGFNVRYYDAQNKLWVDEWDGRARSKPPGALLIELTLQQDNVEPQTFRHWVTIGASS; encoded by the coding sequence ATGTCCTTACAGCCCCAACGTCATAACTCAGAGCACGGCTTTACCCTCATTGAGATCCTACTCGCGGTAGCGCTTGTTGCCACTATCGCCGCCCTGGTATTCGGTTCGCTGGCAACGACGCTGAACGCGATTGATGTTGCACGAGGCAGCGCTGCCAATGGACAGATCGTAAGAACGACCATGCGCCTCATGGCAGACGAACTCTCGATGGGAGTCAGTTCGCAGGTGACGCCATGGATGGGTGTCAATGCGCAGCAAGACAATCAACCGGCCGATACAATCGTATTTCTGACAATGGGACAGTTTCGAGGAGCCGAGTCGGAGCATGACACAGAAATTGTCCGTATCGTCTATACCAGAGAACGGGACAAATTGCTTCGATTGGTCCGCCGGAATTTGTATGGTCTGACGGACGAATCGTTGGGGCAACTGGAGTTATTGGAAAAGGTCAAAGGTTTTAATGTGCGTTATTACGATGCTCAAAATAAACTATGGGTAGACGAATGGGATGGCCGAGCACGATCCAAACCTCCTGGCGCCTTGTTGATCGAGCTCACGCTCCAACAGGATAACGTTGAGCCGCAGACCTTTCGCCACTGGGTTACTATCGGAGCGTCCTCGTGA
- the gspN gene encoding type II secretion system protein GspN, translated as MTIPIQVPERVREPLAWCSGAVALFVVFVMSTFPYGLLQARILAEVTRASGMDVRAGEWSAGLPLAIEWRDVVLDGSTGEPIKIDSLQAKIGVFRAITGTVAMDLLVQFPKSVQAEQGRIQGMVKAASWSLQGPIEIRAKWQQIELSSLLKPYVSRGLLQGEGLQRWDNTTSGMEGLRGDGTWKAEVRDLTLEPFSLGKGTSPALSFTRVTAVVTCHQSVCDVTEFKAEGPDGSFTIQGQVTLQRPIGKIPLALNVSVTPGASLSQKLGSLGLPPFQAGVPVTFKLSGPANAPQVAF; from the coding sequence GTGACCATTCCTATTCAGGTGCCCGAACGAGTTCGCGAACCATTAGCCTGGTGCAGCGGAGCGGTTGCGCTCTTTGTTGTGTTTGTCATGAGCACGTTCCCCTATGGGCTGCTACAGGCCAGGATTTTAGCGGAAGTAACCAGGGCTAGCGGGATGGACGTGCGTGCCGGCGAGTGGTCGGCAGGACTACCGCTCGCCATTGAATGGCGGGATGTTGTTCTTGATGGTTCTACAGGCGAACCAATCAAGATCGATTCACTTCAAGCCAAGATAGGAGTATTTCGCGCAATCACGGGGACCGTAGCGATGGATCTTCTCGTTCAGTTCCCGAAATCAGTTCAAGCGGAACAAGGTCGTATTCAAGGGATGGTCAAGGCCGCGTCATGGTCATTGCAAGGCCCAATAGAGATAAGGGCCAAGTGGCAACAAATCGAACTGTCTTCATTGCTGAAACCTTATGTCAGCCGAGGGCTTCTTCAGGGTGAAGGACTCCAGCGGTGGGACAACACGACCTCAGGTATGGAGGGCCTCCGGGGGGATGGAACCTGGAAGGCTGAAGTCAGAGATTTAACGCTGGAACCCTTTTCTCTTGGAAAAGGAACATCGCCAGCTTTATCCTTTACCCGTGTGACGGCAGTGGTAACCTGTCATCAATCTGTTTGTGATGTAACTGAGTTCAAGGCCGAAGGGCCTGATGGATCATTTACCATACAGGGACAGGTGACATTGCAACGCCCTATCGGGAAAATCCCTTTAGCACTGAACGTTTCGGTGACACCAGGAGCCAGTCTCAGTCAAAAACTCGGAAGTCTGGGCTTACCCCCTTTTCAAGCAGGGGTTCCAGTGACCTTTAAGTTATCGGGGCCCGCCAACGCCCCCCAAGTTGCATTTTAA
- the pilM gene encoding pilus assembly protein PilM, with translation MIAECVGLDIGQTAFKAVRFRRRLTGRESVEYFHHPLPFGRPSEIDPARRATMLRNFLWQHGLYNSGDIVTALPCQDFFIRTLSFPFREPSKLAQVVPFEVENLIPLPLEEVAMGSMVLPPRESVDGGTKVKGSDVLVTAAPREKISEHLRFLAAAELNPAAINVDGMALFSVAQFLKSEGAPVPGDLAIIDVGASKTTLCLIREGRPVVLRTVLWGGNHLTHALAVRYACSFAEAERRKRAMAVQEVDAWLEPLLKELRVTLHPYDGTGRQGITHCWVSGGGSKLRELGGHVAHNLGLVPVGPRQGFGASCPRAFSIAFGLAIHPKIVRPRWKGRSTDSELAVDLKEASAFGQEPSSTAKQDRQLAMWGALVIGILALFDLSTRFVLKDSAFTKLKQSLQVQYEQTFGAGAAPGEELDQARYRLSQVEKSLSVIDGSKVSTLAMLADLGKQVPSEILLKIRELTIDGLMVHLEGETVSFDAVEKLKQAFTSTTHVQDVTVTDTRVGTVPNQVVFRLNYSVKKP, from the coding sequence GTGATTGCCGAATGTGTCGGGCTTGACATCGGACAAACGGCGTTCAAGGCCGTGCGGTTTCGTCGTCGCCTGACCGGACGCGAATCTGTTGAGTATTTCCACCATCCGCTCCCGTTTGGACGACCGAGCGAAATCGACCCGGCTCGTCGTGCAACGATGCTCCGGAATTTCCTCTGGCAACATGGCTTGTACAACAGCGGAGACATTGTCACCGCTCTCCCCTGCCAGGACTTCTTTATTCGGACTTTGTCGTTTCCCTTCCGCGAACCCAGCAAGCTCGCCCAGGTCGTGCCATTCGAGGTGGAGAATTTAATTCCGCTCCCGCTCGAAGAAGTGGCCATGGGCAGCATGGTCCTGCCTCCCCGTGAATCCGTCGACGGAGGGACGAAAGTAAAGGGATCGGATGTGCTCGTGACAGCAGCACCGCGTGAAAAGATTTCGGAGCACCTTCGCTTTCTGGCAGCAGCCGAGCTCAATCCTGCGGCGATCAACGTCGACGGGATGGCGCTCTTCTCCGTCGCGCAGTTCCTAAAAAGCGAGGGAGCGCCTGTACCCGGCGATCTGGCTATCATCGACGTAGGGGCCTCTAAGACCACCCTATGTCTGATTCGTGAAGGTCGTCCAGTCGTTCTGCGCACCGTCCTCTGGGGTGGAAATCATCTCACCCATGCTCTAGCGGTGCGATATGCCTGCTCTTTTGCTGAGGCCGAACGACGCAAGCGCGCCATGGCAGTGCAAGAAGTCGATGCCTGGCTTGAACCGTTGTTAAAGGAATTGCGAGTGACCCTCCATCCTTATGATGGGACCGGCCGACAAGGAATCACGCATTGCTGGGTTTCGGGAGGCGGATCAAAGCTACGAGAGCTGGGTGGCCACGTCGCGCACAACTTGGGATTGGTCCCGGTCGGACCGCGCCAAGGCTTCGGCGCAAGCTGTCCACGAGCGTTTTCGATCGCGTTTGGATTGGCCATTCACCCGAAAATCGTTCGCCCTCGTTGGAAAGGTCGATCTACGGATTCAGAATTGGCCGTTGATCTCAAGGAAGCGAGCGCCTTCGGCCAAGAACCATCCAGTACAGCGAAGCAAGACCGCCAATTGGCGATGTGGGGCGCCCTCGTGATTGGGATCTTGGCTTTGTTTGACCTCTCTACGCGTTTCGTATTGAAAGACTCGGCCTTCACAAAACTGAAACAGTCCTTACAGGTACAATATGAACAGACTTTTGGGGCCGGAGCGGCTCCTGGGGAAGAACTTGACCAGGCACGTTATCGTCTCTCACAGGTCGAGAAGAGCTTATCGGTGATCGATGGATCCAAGGTGTCAACCCTTGCGATGCTTGCTGATCTGGGGAAGCAGGTTCCTTCGGAAATACTACTCAAAATTCGTGAACTGACTATCGACGGATTAATGGTCCATCTGGAGGGAGAAACCGTCTCTTTCGATGCAGTCGAGAAGCTGAAGCAAGCGTTTACGTCGACAACCCATGTTCAGGATGTCACCGTCACCGATACAAGAGTGGGTACGGTGCCAAATCAAGTCGTCTTTCGCTTGAACTATTCGGTCAAAAAGCCATGA
- the gspM gene encoding type II secretion system protein GspM, producing the protein MIRTLTERWQQYTGRERVLLLIGGAIVAASFIFLVIVDPLLSKLDKLDRQLNRKQKDIQELAIVAQTYAGKQATLAKLEQRMPPADAQFSLLAFMEEATTTAQIRDRIVGMQPQNPTVVQGYQETAVDLRLDGVQLPQLLALLVAIEQAPYEVQVRHLQLKPKFDNPTNLDATLRIVTYAKA; encoded by the coding sequence ATGATCCGCACGCTTACAGAACGGTGGCAACAATATACTGGTCGGGAACGGGTGCTCCTTCTTATTGGAGGAGCAATTGTGGCAGCAAGCTTCATTTTCCTCGTAATCGTGGACCCTCTCCTGTCAAAACTCGACAAATTGGATCGGCAGTTGAATCGCAAGCAGAAAGACATCCAAGAGTTGGCTATCGTAGCCCAAACCTATGCGGGAAAGCAGGCCACACTAGCGAAGCTGGAACAGCGGATGCCCCCGGCCGATGCGCAATTCTCGCTCCTCGCTTTTATGGAGGAGGCAACGACCACTGCACAGATTCGTGACCGCATTGTGGGCATGCAACCGCAAAACCCGACGGTGGTCCAAGGATATCAGGAAACTGCCGTCGATCTACGTCTCGACGGTGTACAGTTGCCGCAACTCCTTGCCCTATTAGTTGCCATCGAGCAAGCGCCTTACGAAGTTCAAGTACGCCACCTGCAGCTCAAACCTAAGTTCGACAATCCAACGAATCTTGATGCCACATTGCGAATCGTGACCTATGCGAAAGCGTAA
- the gspK gene encoding type II secretion system minor pseudopilin GspK codes for MRKRNEQGVALLLALLVLALLVAIILEFDGEARREYRDAAAFRDNFKSWVLGRAAVQAARAVLQQDFLLDTQVGQQFDASTDLWALPIKNYAIGDGLLNAQIEDERGKLNLNDLAAGGDPNARKAIVLRTKRLFELLQVNPDLVDAIVDWVDSDEIPQPAGAETLYYQSLHPAYRAANAPLQTLLELRLIKGMTPEIVNRLSKFVTVYPPDGNSKVNLNTADPIVIQALDPQITQTVAGEVVQGRPFKTIQDLDRVSSFAPIGQQLRLQNIYDVRSDMFSAHMILTINDVTKTGTVVIQRNTSDGSGTVMYFRML; via the coding sequence ATGCGAAAGCGTAACGAACAGGGCGTTGCCCTGCTCCTTGCCCTTTTGGTACTCGCGCTGTTGGTTGCCATCATTCTCGAGTTTGATGGTGAGGCACGTCGAGAATATCGTGACGCAGCCGCGTTTCGTGATAATTTTAAATCATGGGTATTGGGGCGGGCGGCGGTGCAAGCGGCACGTGCCGTACTCCAACAGGATTTCTTGCTCGATACGCAAGTGGGTCAGCAGTTTGATGCCTCGACAGACCTCTGGGCCCTGCCCATCAAAAATTATGCGATCGGTGACGGCCTCCTGAACGCTCAAATCGAGGATGAACGGGGCAAGCTGAACCTCAACGATCTGGCTGCCGGCGGGGATCCTAACGCCAGAAAGGCAATTGTTCTTCGTACAAAACGGCTGTTTGAATTATTACAAGTGAACCCCGATCTTGTTGACGCTATCGTTGATTGGGTTGATTCGGATGAAATCCCCCAACCGGCTGGTGCCGAAACTCTCTACTATCAGTCACTACACCCCGCTTATCGCGCGGCCAATGCACCTCTCCAAACATTACTGGAACTTCGCCTGATAAAGGGAATGACACCGGAGATTGTCAACCGGCTGTCTAAATTCGTGACCGTCTATCCGCCGGACGGTAACAGCAAAGTGAATCTGAACACAGCCGATCCGATTGTGATCCAGGCCCTCGATCCACAAATTACACAAACGGTGGCCGGAGAGGTTGTGCAGGGACGTCCGTTCAAGACCATCCAAGATCTCGATCGGGTAAGTAGTTTTGCACCGATCGGGCAGCAACTGCGATTACAGAATATCTATGATGTACGGAGCGACATGTTCTCGGCTCACATGATTTTGACCATCAACGACGTCACCAAAACCGGAACTGTGGTGATCCAGCGCAACACAAGTGATGGCTCCGGAACGGTGATGTACTTTCGCATGTTATAA